The DNA window GCCGAGAATAAGGCCCCTCTAACAGATGCTGAAAAGGTATTGTGCCAGGCTATCGGCAAGCGACTCGCCGAGACCACGCTTGAACTGCATCGAGGCCGACAATGAGCGCAATCCGCGTCTGGCAGTCATTATGTCTGCTTGGTTATGCCGGAGTCTTTATCCTGCTCATTAGCTGGTATACCTTACTGGCACCCTCTAACGCGTTACCCACTGCCCTCATCCTGTTGCTCCTGGTAGGCCCCTTGTTATTCCCGCTACGCGGTCTATTGCATGGTCGTCGATATACCTATGCCTGGAGCCTGTTCCTGTCATTACTGTATTTTACCCATGGTGCAGTCGAGGCCTATAGTAATACCGAGGCTCAACTATATGGCTTACTGGAGGTTATCTTTAGTGTGATCTGGTTTATTGCCGGGGTATTGTATGTGCGCGCCGCCCGCCGTGAGGAACAGCAAGGAAATAGATGATCAACGCGTAGGTTGGGTTAGCGATTTATCGCGTAACCCAACAAACCAGGCAAAATCCGCTCCACCTGAGCCAACAATATATCCCGTTCCTGCAACGTATAAGGCTCACGCTCAGGCCGCCCCCAAACCACGTCCGGCCAGCAGAAATCACCCTCATGACGGCCAATAATATGGATATGAAGCTGGCTCACCACGTTACCAATCATTCCGATATTCATTTTTTCCACCCCATCCAGTCCCTTGATCATCCTGGAAATAGCGTTTACCTCATCCATTAAAGTTGTCCGCAGTGGCGGAGACAGATCGACAAACTCAGTTTCTGTAACTTCTGGAACCAGAATAAACCAGGGTAGTAGTGCATTATCCATGAGTAACAGCCAGCCCGATGCGGTCTTGCCAATAACAATACAGTCTTGTTGCAAACGTTCATCCAACTGAAAATCATTCATGTCTCAGGCTTCTCCCAGGGATCTCGGTTAATCAATACATCACGCACAAAGGGCAAGGTTAAGCGCCGCTGTTCCACCATAGAAGCATGATCCAGCGCATCCAGAAAACCAAACAATGCCCGTAGGTCGCGCGCATGATGCCTGAGCAAATAACGTCCTGCATCCTCGGCTAATTCCAGACCACGTTGTTGTGCGCGTAGCGTCAGGGCAGCGAGACGATCTTCATCATCCATACGATTAAGCCCGTAAACCAGCCCCCAGGATAATCTTGATGTTAGATCGGCCAGTTGCAAACCCAATGCATCCGGCGCCTTCGATGCCGCAACCACTAACAAGGCTGAACGCTCCAGCAAACGATTATAAAGATGAAATACCGCCTCTTCCCATTCCGGATCACCGACAATTAATTGTAGATCATCGAGACACAACAAATCGGCCTCATCATAGCCCTGCAATATTCCAGGAGAGCAACCCTTGAGTTGTTGTAGTGAGAGATAGTTTGCATTCTGACCCTGTTGCCGCGCCGCCACACAACTCGCCTGTAACAGATGCGATTTACCCTGCCCCGTCCCTCCCCACAAGTAGAGCGACTCTTTACCATCACCCACACTTATTTTTTTTAATTGAGACAATAATTCACTATTTGATCCCGCATAAAAATTATCAAAACGCGCATAATCCGGGATTGCTATCGCCAGAGGTAATTGAGTATTGATTGTCATCCGGATTCCGAGGAATCATAAACGGCACTCTGTAGATAATGTCGTTTTATCGAGCGCAACAAGACCAGAATAACCGCAGCCACCGGCAAGGCGAGTAAGATACCCATAAAACCCAATAATTCACCTCCGGCCATAATCGAAAAGATCACCACAACCGGATGCAGCCCCACACGATCACCGACAAAATACGGGGTCAACACGACCATCTCAATAATCTGAGCCAGCCCAAAAATAGCCAATACCTGTATCACTGGCAGCATTGTTTCATACTGCATATAAGCGGCTATTCCTGCAAATACCACCCCGACCAGCAAGCCCAGATAAGGCACAAAACTCACCACCCCGGAAACCACAGCTAATAATAAAAAGGAATCCAGACCGATCCAGTACAAGCCGAGCGCATAGAGCATGGTTAACACCAACATAACCAATAACTGCCCCCGCATGAAGGCACCTAATACGCCATGAGATTCCATAACCAGACTGGAAATCAAGGCCTCTTTATCCCTTGGCAACAGACCATGAACCCGGTTAATCAATACATCCCAATCCCTGAGTAGATAAAAACTCACCACCGGCACCAACAACATATTCACCATCCAGGCAATCAGGTGTGCACCCGACTGTGTGACTTGCTGTATTAATTGCAGCATCACATCACCCGCCTGTTGCCAGTGTTGTTGTATCGATGCCAATACATCAATCTGTGCAATCTCATTAATCACCTGTTCACCCAGATAAGGTCTGAGTAGCGGGATAACTTGTCCCTGCAACCAGGCAATATGATCGGGAACCTGCGCTAATTGACGACCCAGCAATGGCAATAAAATCAATAACGAAAACAATAAGAGAATCAACACCACAACAAAGATAATAATCACCGCAAGCGTACGCGAGGCCCCGCTTGATTCAATCCAGCTCACCACCGGGTCTGCAATATAGGCCAACAATGCGGCTAATAAAAAAGGCGCTAATACAGGTGATAATAATTTGAACAGCACCAGGCTCAAGGCAAACAGCATCAGCCAGAACCAACGTTGTGAATCATTTATCATGGAAATCTCCCACTACCCGCCTTGTTATTCCAGGCACGCCAACCCCAGATCCAGATATATTCACTGCCACTTAATGCCGTTGTTGCAAAAACAGCATAAATCAATTCTTGCACCCAATCTAACGCGATGGGAAAAATACTGTTACCTGCCAGAACAGCCAACACCAACACAATCTGTAACAGGGTATTAATTTTGCTAAGAATGGTCGGTTCTGCCTCAATCCTGGCAATAAAGTGATAATACAATGTTGCGCCCAGCAGGATAATAAGATCACGGGCAATAATGACCAGCACCAGCCAGACCGGAACCCTGGATATTTCAGCCAGCGCAAGATAGGAGGTCACCAGCAAAAGTTTATCCGCCAACGGGTCCAATATGGCACCCAGGCGGCTTACCCAGGCAAAACGTTTGGCCAGAAAACCATCCAGCGCATCCGAAACACCCGCTAGCAAAAAAAGGACAAAGGCCAACAGATAATGTTGTTGCAGGATAGCCCAGGCCACTGGCACTACCAGCACGATACGCAACAGCGTAATCAGATTAGGGATATCACGTGCCCTCATGGTCGTAAACGATACCAGAGTGCTTCCTGTCCACTCACCACATCCAGCAGGGTGCCTAAGGCAATCTCTTCCTCTAATGAATTAATCCCCTCCTGCAATATCAAAATCAGTTCCAGACGATCACCGATCAATGCATTAATCTGCACATCCTGAACCGACTGTAGACCGGTTAGATACTGGATAACACGGGCATAGTTGGCCACCTGATTGATGCCTTCAATACGCATACGAACAGACATATCCGTTATTTCGCCAGCCACCGACAAGGTCTGTTGACGCATACGGGTAACCAACTCATCAATCACCTGTTCCAGCACCGGCAGCAATGCTCCCTTGCCACCCTCCATAGTAGAATAATCGTCCTCAATCTGCATCGACCAGGGCCCACCAACCCAGTCATTATCCAGACGATTTTTATAAATTCTACCGGCAAGGATTACAGTATCGGCATAGCGTGCTGATGCCGTCTTCAGATAATCAAAAAAACCACCCCAGACATCCATAAACTGAATATCTTTTTGTTCCTGCAGGTCATATAAGGGAAACAACAAGGAAATACCGCGTGATTGAGCAATACGATCCATTAATTCCCGTACCTCTCGATGCGTATTATTAGCAATCAGATAACGCGCATCACCCTCATCAACTGCCATCCATACCAGGATATTTGCCCGTGCACCGGACCATAGGGGTAATTGTGCCTCCTGCAAGACTCGGCTTATTGCCTGCACATCAAAGACCATCAAAATTTGCAGGACTTCATCACCACCCTGATCAGCCAGAGCAGAATGGTACTGATATTGCTGAATAAATCGTTCGGGTTTACGCAACATATCCCGTACCGCTGGATATTGACCCGGCTCACGCACCCCCATAAGACGCACAATAACCTCTTGCAAACCACGACGCATACTGGTGCCTCGCGTGGCCTCACTACGATCCGCTATCTCATAGCTCACCTTACTGTAGTCCGCAGCAAGCGCAGATTCAGCCGAGCCAAAGACAATGACTAGTAACAACAGCAACAAGCTGCCCGATGCTTTAAATATATGCCTCATAAATTATTTTCTTTTACGCCTTTCCGATTCACGTTAAAATAACGCACACGAATTAATTATAACGAAGTAGAGACCTTTTCACGAATTGGATTTATCTTTCGTTATCTCACTCAGCAACAGGGCATTCAATGAACGATCAATCAAGCAGTCATAATCCAGATTCTCTCAGTTACAAGGATGCCGGAGTGGATATCGAGGCAGGTAATGCCCTGATTGAGCGCATTAAACCGGCTGTTGCCCGCACTCAACGCCCCGGACAACTGGGTGGATTGGGTGGTTTTGGTGCCCTGTTTGAGATCCCGCTGGATCGTTATAAGGCCCCGGTACTGGTATCCGGCACCGATGGTGTCGGCACCAAACTAAAACTCGCTATGGATATGGGCAAACATGACACCATTGGTATTGATCTGGTTGCCATGTGCGTCAATGACATCCTGGTACAGGGTGCAGAACCCCTATTCTTCCTCGATTACTATGCCAGTGGCCAACTGGATCTTGATGTTGCCACCGATGTGATCAATGGTATCGCCCAAGGCTGCGAAATCTCAGGTGCTGCCCTGGTCGGTGGCGAAACCGCCGAGATGCCAGGCATGTATAACGCGGGGGACTATGACCTCGCCGGATTCTGTGTCGGCATCGTCGAAAAAACCAACATCATCGATGGCAGTGCGGTAAAGGATGGCGATGTACTGATCGGACTTGCCTCCTCCGGTCCACACTCCAATGGTTATTCCCTGATCCGCAAGGTCATTGAGGTGACACAGGCCGACCTCCAGCAGGATCTGGCTGGCAGTCCACTAGGTGAACAACTGCTGGCACCGACCCGCATCTACGTTAAATCCTTGCTCGCCCTGTTCAACGATATCAAGGTTCATGCGCTATCACATATCACCGGTGGTGGTCTGCTGGAAAATATCCCACGTGTACTACCCACCGGTCTCAGAGCAAATATCAAGGCGGATTCATGGACAATACCCGCCATATTTCAGTGGCTACAACAACAGGGCAACATCGAACAAAGCGAGATGTACCGCACCTTTAATTGCGGTGTCGGCATGGTGATCTGTGTTGCTGCCGAGGATGCTGATCATACTATCCAACATCTCAATGCCGCAGGAGAACAGGCCTGGCAGATGGGTCATGTTGAAAGCGGTGAGACCAGTGAAGTCATCATTGCCTGAGATCAATACAACAATATTACCGATAGTGATACTGATCTCAGGTCGAGGCAGTAACCTGCAT is part of the Gammaproteobacteria bacterium genome and encodes:
- the purM gene encoding phosphoribosylformylglycinamidine cyclo-ligase, translating into MNDQSSSHNPDSLSYKDAGVDIEAGNALIERIKPAVARTQRPGQLGGLGGFGALFEIPLDRYKAPVLVSGTDGVGTKLKLAMDMGKHDTIGIDLVAMCVNDILVQGAEPLFFLDYYASGQLDLDVATDVINGIAQGCEISGAALVGGETAEMPGMYNAGDYDLAGFCVGIVEKTNIIDGSAVKDGDVLIGLASSGPHSNGYSLIRKVIEVTQADLQQDLAGSPLGEQLLAPTRIYVKSLLALFNDIKVHALSHITGGGLLENIPRVLPTGLRANIKADSWTIPAIFQWLQQQGNIEQSEMYRTFNCGVGMVICVAAEDADHTIQHLNAAGEQAWQMGHVESGETSEVIIA
- a CDS encoding DUF2069 domain-containing protein encodes the protein MSAIRVWQSLCLLGYAGVFILLISWYTLLAPSNALPTALILLLLVGPLLFPLRGLLHGRRYTYAWSLFLSLLYFTHGAVEAYSNTEAQLYGLLEVIFSVIWFIAGVLYVRAARREEQQGNR
- a CDS encoding HIT family protein, with the translated sequence MNDFQLDERLQQDCIVIGKTASGWLLLMDNALLPWFILVPEVTETEFVDLSPPLRTTLMDEVNAISRMIKGLDGVEKMNIGMIGNVVSQLHIHIIGRHEGDFCWPDVVWGRPEREPYTLQERDILLAQVERILPGLLGYAINR
- a CDS encoding DUF2066 domain-containing protein: MRHIFKASGSLLLLLLVIVFGSAESALAADYSKVSYEIADRSEATRGTSMRRGLQEVIVRLMGVREPGQYPAVRDMLRKPERFIQQYQYHSALADQGGDEVLQILMVFDVQAISRVLQEAQLPLWSGARANILVWMAVDEGDARYLIANNTHREVRELMDRIAQSRGISLLFPLYDLQEQKDIQFMDVWGGFFDYLKTASARYADTVILAGRIYKNRLDNDWVGGPWSMQIEDDYSTMEGGKGALLPVLEQVIDELVTRMRQQTLSVAGEITDMSVRMRIEGINQVANYARVIQYLTGLQSVQDVQINALIGDRLELILILQEGINSLEEEIALGTLLDVVSGQEALWYRLRP
- a CDS encoding CDP-alcohol phosphatidyltransferase family protein, translating into MRARDIPNLITLLRIVLVVPVAWAILQQHYLLAFVLFLLAGVSDALDGFLAKRFAWVSRLGAILDPLADKLLLVTSYLALAEISRVPVWLVLVIIARDLIILLGATLYYHFIARIEAEPTILSKINTLLQIVLVLAVLAGNSIFPIALDWVQELIYAVFATTALSGSEYIWIWGWRAWNNKAGSGRFP
- the hda gene encoding DnaA regulatory inactivator Hda, producing the protein MTINTQLPLAIAIPDYARFDNFYAGSNSELLSQLKKISVGDGKESLYLWGGTGQGKSHLLQASCVAARQQGQNANYLSLQQLKGCSPGILQGYDEADLLCLDDLQLIVGDPEWEEAVFHLYNRLLERSALLVVAASKAPDALGLQLADLTSRLSWGLVYGLNRMDDEDRLAALTLRAQQRGLELAEDAGRYLLRHHARDLRALFGFLDALDHASMVEQRRLTLPFVRDVLINRDPWEKPET
- a CDS encoding AI-2E family transporter, giving the protein MNDSQRWFWLMLFALSLVLFKLLSPVLAPFLLAALLAYIADPVVSWIESSGASRTLAVIIIFVVVLILLLFSLLILLPLLGRQLAQVPDHIAWLQGQVIPLLRPYLGEQVINEIAQIDVLASIQQHWQQAGDVMLQLIQQVTQSGAHLIAWMVNMLLVPVVSFYLLRDWDVLINRVHGLLPRDKEALISSLVMESHGVLGAFMRGQLLVMLVLTMLYALGLYWIGLDSFLLLAVVSGVVSFVPYLGLLVGVVFAGIAAYMQYETMLPVIQVLAIFGLAQIIEMVVLTPYFVGDRVGLHPVVVIFSIMAGGELLGFMGILLALPVAAVILVLLRSIKRHYLQSAVYDSSESG